A stretch of Dehalococcoidia bacterium DNA encodes these proteins:
- the gvpJ gene encoding gas vesicle protein GvpJ: protein MTARAPAGAVVSLVDAVDLLLNRGALLSGEATLSLAGVDLVYVGLNLLIASVETMRQLGLAPGFGAGQPLRPTGAPPRVREGQEPPRRAAPLPDRPAALMDPADHTRAGAERPEQGLARLVLALVELLRQVLERQAVRRMEGGSLPDADVERMGLALRELEQTMTAVRKAFGLSAEDLNLDLGPLGRLLGDAP, encoded by the coding sequence ATGACGGCGCGGGCGCCGGCCGGCGCGGTCGTCTCGCTGGTGGATGCGGTGGACCTGCTGCTGAACCGCGGCGCCCTGCTCAGCGGTGAGGCGACGCTCTCGCTCGCCGGCGTGGATCTGGTCTACGTCGGCCTCAACCTGCTGATCGCGTCGGTGGAGACGATGCGGCAGCTCGGGCTTGCCCCCGGCTTCGGCGCGGGGCAGCCGCTGCGACCGACCGGGGCGCCGCCTCGCGTTCGCGAGGGGCAGGAGCCGCCGCGGCGCGCGGCGCCGCTGCCCGATCGGCCCGCCGCGCTCATGGATCCGGCGGACCATACGCGAGCGGGCGCGGAGCGGCCGGAGCAGGGGCTGGCCCGGCTGGTGCTGGCGCTGGTGGAGCTGTTGCGGCAAGTGCTGGAGCGCCAGGCGGTGCGGCGCATGGAGGGCGGCAGCCTGCCCGACGCCGATGTGGAGCGCATGGGGCTCGCATTGCGGGAGCTGGAGCAGACGATGACGGCAGTGCGCAAGGCGTTTGGCCTCTCGGCGGAGGATCTGAACCTGGATCTGGGCCCGCTCGGCCGGCTGCTGGGCGACGCGCCATGA
- a CDS encoding gas vesicle protein, which produces MIEFGRRSAGPPPATTLVDILDRVLDKGLVVAGDIRVSLANVELLTIRIRLLVCSIDKAAEIGLDWWRRDGFLSSASPAETGETAALRARIETLERLLGERAATEHEHDGPPA; this is translated from the coding sequence ATGATCGAGTTCGGGCGCAGGAGCGCCGGCCCGCCCCCCGCCACGACGCTGGTGGACATTCTGGACCGGGTGCTGGACAAGGGGCTCGTCGTCGCCGGCGATATCCGCGTCTCGCTGGCCAACGTCGAGCTGCTGACGATCCGCATCCGCCTGCTGGTCTGCTCGATCGACAAGGCCGCGGAGATCGGGCTGGACTGGTGGCGGCGCGATGGCTTTCTGAGCAGCGCCTCGCCCGCGGAAACCGGGGAGACGGCCGCGCTGCGGGCGCGGATCGAGACGCTGGAGCGGTTGCTGGGCGAACGCGCGGCCACAGAGCACGAGCACGACGGCCCGCCCGCGTAG
- a CDS encoding hybrid sensor histidine kinase/response regulator codes for MAEAPPARVLVVDDDESVSITMRAVLEQEGYAVEAARSAAEARVALEHASFDAALLDLHLDDADGIEVLSEVGRRQPECSAVMLTGYGSLDSAIRAIRGGAYDYLLKPCALDELKLTIGRAVERSRLRRALAARIADLEAANATIAAFNQDLQGKIDAATAELQRTVEDLRRTQHHLQESQRQRFEFVSMIAHELGQPLTTIVGYAQLLSRPDQTEERVRQALDVIVGESRRLTRLVQDLSDVARLTTGRFQVHTEPADLAEIAAAQVTLAQERSPDHRIVYAGRDQPLPLEFDPDRVAQIVANLIGNAIKYTPGGTITVRVGLADQAAELSVTDEGPGIPPDRLDEIFEPHVRLVPDESGSTPRGAGLGLYIARGIAEAHGGRLFAENVPGGARVTLLLPLQGHENQGKERNEA; via the coding sequence ATGGCTGAGGCGCCGCCCGCCCGTGTGCTGGTCGTGGACGACGACGAAAGTGTCTCGATCACGATGCGGGCCGTGCTCGAGCAGGAGGGCTACGCCGTCGAAGCCGCGCGCTCCGCGGCCGAAGCGCGGGTGGCGCTGGAGCACGCCTCGTTCGACGCGGCGCTGCTGGACCTGCATCTTGATGACGCGGACGGCATCGAGGTGCTGAGCGAGGTGGGCCGCCGGCAGCCGGAATGCTCGGCGGTGATGCTCACCGGCTACGGCTCGCTGGATTCGGCCATCCGCGCTATCCGCGGGGGCGCCTACGACTATCTGCTCAAGCCCTGCGCCCTGGACGAGCTGAAGCTGACGATCGGCCGTGCCGTGGAGCGTTCGCGCCTGCGCCGGGCGCTGGCGGCGCGCATCGCCGATCTGGAGGCCGCCAACGCGACGATCGCGGCCTTCAATCAGGATTTGCAGGGCAAGATCGACGCGGCCACGGCCGAGCTGCAGCGCACGGTGGAAGACCTGCGCCGCACGCAGCATCACCTGCAAGAGTCGCAGCGGCAGCGCTTCGAGTTCGTCTCGATGATCGCGCACGAGCTGGGGCAGCCGCTGACGACGATCGTCGGCTACGCGCAGTTGCTCAGCCGGCCGGATCAGACGGAGGAGCGCGTGAGGCAGGCCCTGGACGTGATCGTCGGCGAGTCGCGCCGGCTCACACGGCTGGTGCAGGACCTGAGCGACGTGGCGCGCCTCACCACCGGCCGCTTCCAGGTGCACACCGAGCCGGCCGACCTGGCCGAGATCGCCGCCGCACAGGTGACGCTGGCGCAGGAGCGGTCGCCGGACCACCGGATTGTGTATGCAGGCCGCGACCAGCCCTTGCCGCTGGAGTTCGATCCGGATCGCGTCGCGCAAATCGTCGCCAACCTGATCGGCAACGCGATCAAATACACGCCGGGCGGCACGATCACCGTACGCGTGGGCCTGGCCGATCAGGCGGCGGAGCTGAGCGTGACCGACGAAGGACCGGGCATTCCGCCGGACCGGCTGGACGAGATCTTCGAGCCGCACGTGCGCCTCGTGCCGGACGAGTCGGGCAGCACGCCGCGCGGCGCCGGGCTGGGGCTCTACATCGCCCGTGGCATCGCCGAGGCGCACGGCGGCCGGCTCTTCGCCGAGAACGTGCCCGGCGGCGCCCGCGTGACGCTGCTGCTGCCGCTGCAGGGACACGAGAACCAGGGGAAGGAACGCAACGAAGCGTGA
- a CDS encoding ATP-binding protein, with product MASQRDRIGAGAPGRSAAHGSDLFDIYRSSGTAARLAELHELVQPTLELLARALGYERAFVCLVDVEAGSVSGMVGVNPPDGLLETDAFDLPEHTLFVEALRGGRPLRVDDAMRDPRVPEAARPHYAGYGLIAFAAVPLPPASGVLVVCRERPIGEREVNELLPYAAQLVAAVTARGEVRRLSAADEEHAVAEEWLWWLVNAVQDPALLTDEANNILLANQHAERLLKPGPDDSAGKRYAIEINNVLLSASLSSFALEHEGGASRELTLVDPIEGTELLFELIRKPATNLRTGERAQACVLKDVTDLRRALDELKQTLSGLEAAGEQARQERDRLDLILSNVADPIVVADPDGQIMRMNQPAARLLQAGAAGAPADVSTAYLANDARFSSFLSQLRLESSAGKQGEIQLVDPETGELLTMSLTATEVQERLGQVTAIVCVLHDLTRVRELERRTLEQQLFESEKLAAVGRLAAATAHEINNPLEAIKNALYLLISRTAADDPNHQFLEIASRETERVSTIMRQMLGFYRPVVEKSITDVNQVLGEALALLDRQLRQARIGVRTRLDPALPAILASADQLKQVFLNLLLNARDAMPEGGTIRITTRMTRDTDTEFIEDGRRLLVQFQDTGSGISEENLRYIFEPFFSTKSEAKGTGLGLWVSLGIVRQHGGQLNVMSRAGRGTTFTVALPAGAPPPLEAPDG from the coding sequence GTGGCGAGCCAGCGGGACCGAATCGGCGCCGGGGCGCCGGGCAGGAGTGCGGCGCACGGCAGCGATCTGTTCGACATCTACCGCAGCAGCGGTACGGCGGCGCGGCTGGCCGAGTTGCACGAGCTGGTGCAGCCCACGTTGGAGCTGCTGGCCCGCGCCCTGGGCTACGAACGCGCCTTCGTCTGCCTCGTGGATGTCGAGGCCGGCAGCGTCAGCGGCATGGTCGGCGTCAACCCCCCCGATGGCCTGCTGGAAACAGACGCCTTCGACCTGCCGGAGCATACGCTGTTCGTGGAAGCGTTGCGTGGCGGCCGGCCGCTGCGCGTGGACGACGCCATGCGCGATCCGCGCGTGCCCGAAGCGGCGCGTCCGCACTATGCCGGCTACGGCCTGATCGCCTTCGCCGCGGTGCCGCTGCCCCCCGCCTCCGGTGTGCTCGTGGTCTGCCGTGAGCGGCCGATCGGCGAGCGCGAGGTCAACGAGCTGCTGCCCTACGCTGCCCAGCTTGTGGCGGCGGTGACGGCGCGGGGAGAGGTGCGCCGGCTGAGCGCGGCGGACGAGGAGCACGCCGTCGCCGAAGAGTGGCTCTGGTGGCTGGTCAACGCGGTACAAGACCCGGCGCTGCTTACCGACGAGGCCAACAACATCCTGCTCGCCAACCAGCACGCCGAGCGGCTGCTGAAACCCGGTCCGGACGACAGTGCCGGCAAGCGCTACGCGATCGAGATCAACAACGTGCTGCTTTCCGCCTCGCTCTCCAGCTTTGCGCTGGAGCACGAAGGCGGCGCCAGCCGCGAGCTGACCCTCGTGGACCCGATCGAGGGCACGGAGCTGCTGTTCGAGCTGATCCGCAAGCCGGCCACGAACCTGCGCACCGGTGAGCGCGCCCAGGCGTGCGTGCTCAAGGACGTGACCGATCTGCGCCGCGCCCTTGACGAGTTGAAGCAAACGCTCAGCGGGCTCGAAGCGGCGGGCGAACAGGCGCGGCAAGAGCGCGACCGCCTCGACCTGATCCTCAGCAATGTCGCCGATCCGATCGTGGTCGCCGACCCGGACGGCCAGATCATGCGCATGAACCAGCCGGCGGCGCGGCTGTTGCAGGCCGGCGCCGCCGGCGCGCCCGCCGACGTCTCCACTGCCTATCTCGCCAACGACGCCCGCTTCAGCTCCTTCCTCTCGCAACTGCGGCTAGAGTCCAGCGCCGGAAAGCAGGGCGAGATCCAGCTCGTGGACCCGGAGACGGGCGAGTTGCTGACGATGAGCCTGACCGCAACGGAGGTGCAGGAGCGGCTCGGCCAGGTGACGGCGATCGTCTGCGTGCTGCACGACCTGACCCGTGTCCGCGAACTGGAGCGGCGCACGCTGGAGCAGCAACTGTTCGAATCGGAGAAGCTGGCGGCGGTGGGCCGCCTCGCCGCCGCCACCGCGCACGAGATCAACAACCCGTTGGAGGCGATCAAGAACGCGCTGTACCTGCTCATCAGCCGCACGGCCGCGGACGATCCCAACCACCAGTTCCTGGAGATCGCCAGCCGCGAGACGGAGCGCGTCTCCACGATCATGCGGCAGATGCTCGGCTTCTACCGCCCGGTGGTGGAGAAGTCGATCACCGACGTCAACCAGGTGCTGGGCGAGGCGCTGGCGCTGCTCGACCGGCAGCTGCGCCAGGCGCGCATCGGCGTGCGCACGCGGCTCGACCCGGCGCTGCCCGCGATCCTCGCCTCCGCCGATCAGCTCAAGCAGGTCTTCCTCAACCTGCTGCTCAACGCCCGCGACGCCATGCCGGAGGGCGGCACGATTCGCATCACCACCCGCATGACGCGCGACACCGACACCGAGTTTATCGAGGATGGCCGCCGGCTGCTGGTGCAGTTCCAGGACACGGGCAGCGGCATCTCCGAGGAAAACCTGCGCTACATCTTCGAGCCGTTCTTCTCCACCAAGAGCGAGGCGAAGGGCACCGGCCTCGGCCTCTGGGTAAGCCTGGGCATCGTGCGCCAGCATGGCGGCCAGCTCAACGTGATGAGCCGGGCCGGACGCGGCACCACCTTCACCGTGGCGCTGCCCGCGGGGGCGCCGCCGCCCCTGGAGGCGCCAGATGGCTGA